A window from Pangasianodon hypophthalmus isolate fPanHyp1 chromosome 4, fPanHyp1.pri, whole genome shotgun sequence encodes these proteins:
- the nit1 gene encoding deaminated glutathione amidase, producing the protein MLLSQTLWKQVLLSPKYHFLWRLEVVRSQHRMTSSHPVAAVCQMTSTPDKEANFTTCKRLIEQAKEGGASMIFLPEGFDYIGSSREETLQLSESLQGDIMTRYSQLARKLKVWLSLGGFHERGHDWENDRRIYNSHVIVNCQGQVVSVYRKGHLFDVELTGKGVSLKESVFTIPGPSLVPPVQTPVGKVGLGICYDLRFPEMSSALQRHGAEILTYPSAFTVATGTAHWEVLLRARAIETQCYVLAAAQVGAHHAKRSSYGHALAVDPWGVVMADCGGTDVGVAMVEIDMHRLQDTRRDMPVQQHRREKEFYSGLD; encoded by the exons ATGCTTTTGTCTCAGACTCTGTGGAAGCAGGTGCTGCTTTCTCCAAAGTACCATTTTCTCTGGCGCTTGGAGGTAGTGAGAAGTCAACACAG AATGACCTCATCACATCCTGTGGCAGCTGTGTGTCAGATGACGTCCACCCCTGACAAGGAGGCAAACTTCACTACATGCAAGCGTTTGATCGAGCAGGCCAAGGAGGGTGGCGCGAGCATGATCTTCCTCCCTGAAGGCTTTGATTACATCGGCTCCAGTCGAGAGGAGACGCTGCAGCTGTCTGAAAGCCTCCAGGGTGACATCATGACCAGATATTCCCAGTTAGCCAG GAAGCTGAAAGTGTGGCTGTCTCTGGGTGGTTTCCATGAAAGAGGGCACGACTGGGAAAACGACAGACGCATCTACAACAGCCATGTCATTGTTAATTGCCAAG GTCAAGTCGTGTCTGTGTACAGAAAAGGTCACCTGTTTGATGTAGAGCTGACAGGTAAAGGTGTGTCCCTAAAAGAGAGCGTCTTCACCATTCCCGGCCCGAGCTTAGTGCCACCTGTTCAGACCCCCGTTGGAAAG GTGGGACTGGGGATCTGCTATGACCTACGCTTCCCCGAGATGTCCTCGGCTCTTCAGAGGCACGGGGCAGAGATCCTCACTTATCCATCAGCGTTTACCGTGGCAACAGGCACCGCCCACTGGGAG GTTCTCCTGCGGGCCAGAGCTATTGAGACTCAGTGTTATGTCCTGGCCGCTGCTCAGGTTGGAGCTCATCATGCAAAGCGCTCATCGTATGGCCACGCCCTGGCTGTGGACCCGTGGGGCGTGGTCATGGCGGACTGTGGAGGGACGGATGTGGGCGTGGCTATGGTGGAGATTGACATGCACAGACTACAGGACACTAGAAGGGACATGCCAGTACAGCAGCACAGGAGGGAGAAAGAGTTCTACTCTGGTCTAGACTGA
- the b4gat1 gene encoding beta-1,4-glucuronyltransferase 1: MHFFKKCSVFKVVLSALLIVALLQLIYLSFLSKLHGKQQRYKYSELFGSKKNTQPNDKNSKRERLRYSLSSGGIFDSSGQYRVYKNLIKSDFSTNQKLGADPRSHHLALVTHTTINNLHHLDSLLERWQNPLSVAIFAHGQDVKFATALVYALSLFCPRVQALVDFHLVCHSEEMASFPEQDREHFAGLEEQGCPGVFAKLESHRDKYKNYAMGRNVSYPNNLLRNVARTGTDAAYILVLDIDMVPSADLHHQFVMMLMKREPAPDEVLVLPAFEIRHTRKMPATKSELAQLYLVGEVRPFYEELCPRCQAPTNYSRWINLVSKSSGPLEVAYTQNWVDPWEPFYIGAKSVPLYDENFRQYGFNRISQACELHVAGFRFSVVSNAFVVHRGFKVQGDFHSRKDEENRRNRLLFRSFKEGLKNKYPNSPRHC, encoded by the exons ATGCATTTCTTCAAAAAATGCTCCGTGTTTAAAGTGGTGCTGAGTGCCCTGCTCATTGTAGCCCTACTGCAGCTCATCTACTTGTCGTTCCTGTCAAAGCTACACGGCAAACAGCAGCGCTACAAGTATTCAGAGCTGTTCGGCTCCAAGAAGAACACACAACCCAATGATAAGAACTCTAAGCGGGAACGCCTGAGATACTCCTTATCCAGCGGAGGCATCTTCGACAGCAGTGGTCAGTACCGTGTGTACAAAAACCTTATCAAGAGTGACTTCTCCACCAACCAGAAGCTGGGAGCAGATCCAAGATCCCATCACCTCGCCTTGGTGACACACACAACCATCAACAACCTTCATCATTTGGATTCCTTGCTTGAACGCTGGCAAAATCCGCTCTCCGTGGCTATTTTCGCTCATGGCCAAGATGTCAAGTTTGCCACGGCCCTTGTCTATGCTCTCAGTCTCTTCTGTCCACGCGTCCAAGCCTTGGTGGATTTCCACCTGGTGTGCCACTCGGAGGAGATGGCCAGCTTCCCGGAGCAAGACAGGGAGCACTTCGCTGGACTCGAGGAACAAGGCTGTCCTGGTGTCTTTGCTAAGCTTGAATCCCACCGGGACAAGTACAAGAACTATGCTATGGGAAGAAACGTCTCTTACCCCAACAACCTTCTCCGCAACGTGGCCCGGACAGGCACAGACGCCGCCTACATCCTCGTCCTCGACATTGACATGGTACCCAGCGCAGACCTGCATCATCAGTttgtgatgatgctgatgaagcGCGAGCCGGCCCCGGACGAGGTTCTGGTCCTGCCTGCTTTTGAAATTAGGCACACACGCAAGATGCCTGCTACGAAATCCGAGCTTGCGCAGCTGTACCTGGTCGGTGAGGTGAGGCCCTTCTATGAGGAACTGTGCCCACGATGCCAGGCACCCACCAACTACTCCCGCTGGATTAATCTGGTTAGCAAGAGCTCCGGGCCTCTGGAGGTGGCGTATACGCAGAACTGGGTCGACCCATGGGAACCCTTTTACATCGGGGCTAAATCAGTACCACTGTATGACGAGAACTTCAGACAGTACGGCTTCAACCGTATCAGTCAA GCCTGTGAGCTTCATGTGGCAGGGTTCAGGTTCTCCGTGGTGAGTAACGCCTTTGTGGTGCATCGAGGCTTTAAGGTTCAGGGCGACTTCCACAGCCGCAAGGACGAGGAGAACCGCAGAAACCGGCTGCTCTTCCGCAGCTTCAAGGAAGGTCTGAAAAACAAATACCCCAACTCCCCTCGCCACTGCTGA
- the pfdn2 gene encoding prefoldin subunit 2 — MAANSSSGTGSKSSGGKQSGPSAEQVVATFQRMRQEQRSMASKAAELEMEINEHSLVIDTLKEVDPSRKCYRLVGGVLVERTVKEVLPALENNKEQISKLVVSLNTQMQTKGRELTEYRERYNIRLVGEDDKQGKGNAAQAKESEEGGSKSGAGVLVS; from the exons ATGGCGGCGAACAGCAGTAGCGGCACGGGGAGTAAAAGCAGTGGAGGGAAGCAGTCTGGCCCCTCTGCCGAGCAG GTTGTGGCAACGTTCCAGAGGATGCGGCAGGAGCAGCGCAGCATGGCCTCAAAAGCTGCTGAACTGGAGATGGAGATCAATGAACAcag CCTGGTCATCGACACACTGAAGGAAGTCGATCCCTCGCGGAAATGCTATCGTTTAGTCGGAGGTGTTTTGGTCGAGAGGACTGTAAAAGAAGTGCTGCCTGCACTGGAAAACAATAAAGAACAG ATATCAAAGTTAGTTGTGTCGCTCAATACGCAAATGCAGACGAAAGGGCGAGAGCTGACGGAGTACCGGGAACGTTACAACATCCGTCTGGTGGGCGAAGACGATAAACAAGGCAAAGGCAACGCGGCTCAGGCTAAAGAAAGTGAAGAAGGAGGATCTAAAAGCGGAGCTGGAGTTCTGGTTTCTTAG